One window from the genome of Plasmodium reichenowi strain SY57 chromosome 8, whole genome shotgun sequence encodes:
- a CDS encoding hypothetical protein (conserved Plasmodium protein, unknown function~transcript variant 2; alternatively spliced) — MSETSACPLNDFFDIDEENNLDEIKKEEKDVFSGNFLSYIYNQFEFCCINFFDELKKKDKRKNITLKKNYSGGYSKNDNDQYYYNVFDKILKKDVDTIKEVSLHSIYFNPHTGVNAHTNLT, encoded by the exons ATGTCAGAAACTTCAGCTTGTCCACTAAACgatttttttgatatagatgaagaaaataatttagatgaaataaaaaaagaagaaaaagacGTATTTAGTGGAAACTTTttatcttatatatataatcaatTTGAATTTTGttgtataaatttttttgatgaattaaagaaaaaggataaacgaaaaaatataacattaaaaaaaaattattcagGTGGCTATAgtaaaaatgataatgatcaatattattataatgtgTTCGATAAAATTCTTAAAAAAGATGTAGATACTATTAAGGAGGTTTCTCTTCACTCCATCTATTTTAACCCCCAC ACTGGTGTGAATGCGCACACGAATTTAACCTAG
- a CDS encoding cullin-1, putative has protein sequence MDIVNINFESGWKIIREEAIEKIEKYLENEHIEKNKNLFSATEYTRLYTVVYNMCAKKNPFCYSKEVYRKYGESLSMYTIDKIKPLLKNSDELNKTKILIDAWFKYSFYTKWMNKFLRYLDRYYVEYNSSLCLSAYTKNIFKITLFNELREDIKNIIYEIYNNLRSQEEIDQKELFCNIVELYKELDNESNEKMYEHDIEKKIVENVNNFYKKKAEEWINDYPFDDYIISIENAIEKEYEKNKSLNLNDDTCEKVTNIIVKILIYEKLNTLIDNKNNIFHLLKNNNLSSLRRTYILFSYFPEALTGLKKIIGEYIKMEGNELKDKYVQLSRKLHMSKSVNNMQNVDDNTMEDNDNYIDISNDDNNNNDNNNNNNIMNTQQNDDIILCDYIEQLIKLHNHYDNIFKLSFFNISNKNIDPNFNECLKDYFESFVEHEDEYFSTVKLLVIYTDNILKRDLNNENNVDEKQKVHMNKEEKNDEQTKFLMKKMSEIVEIFNYTSNKETFFEYYRVYLANRLINNIYISLNIEKKFIEQLYYLCGSQYTSKLGGMIQDLINNTNMNNKFYDHMKNVFNNNQIVNNNNNNNNSNNNNSNNNNSNNTKYNHHFSNYHNVKDFFSVKILNKGYWPTLEKIHIQLNEPFNKYIQVFEEYYKSENKNRKLEWIYELSEVILHYEFNNILYNFYCNVVNAQILLLFNKYKYINYDIVKNELQIDLKSFTDHMYTSFYHFKLITSNDEIPDWSNSNFYINNNFSYPNKNIYIKKTTALLSKEHEKTKEDRTMAIEAAIVRVMKMHKKLFYDQIFDYVKKSLSSFSPTNQVIEKKIDLLVEREYIQKEENSQIYVYIP, from the exons ATGGAcattgtaaatataaacttTGAAAGTGGATGGAAGATAATAAGGGAAGAGGCTATTGAGAAAATTGAGAAATATTTAGAGAATGAACATATTGAGAAAAACAAGAACTTATTTAGTGCTACAGAATATACACGACTGTATACAGtagtatataatatgtgtGCTAAGAAAAATCCCTTTTGTTATTCTAAAGAAGTTTATAGAAAGTATGGAGAGAGTTTATCCATGTATACTatagataaaataaaaccattattaaaaaatagtgatgaattaaataaaacGAAAATATTGATTGATGCTTGgtttaaatattctttttatacGAAATGGAtgaataaatttttaagaTACTTAGATCGTTATTATGTAGAATATAATAGTTCTTTATGTCTTAGTGcttatacaaaaaatattttcaaaataacattatttaatgaattacgagaagatataaaaaatattatttatgaaatttataataatttaagaTCACAAGAAGAAATCGATCAGaaagaattattttgtaatattgtagaattatataaagaattgGATAATGAAAGTAATGAAAAAATGTATGAACATGAtatagaaaagaaaattgttgaaaatgtaaataatttttataaaaaaaaagcagAAGAATGGATAAATGATTACCCTTTTGatgattatattatatctattGAAAATGCTATTGAAaaagaatatgaaaaaaataaatctttaaatttaaatgatgATACATGTGAAAAAGTTactaatattattgttaaaatattaatatatgaaaaattaaatacactcatagataataaaaataatatatttcatttattaaaaaataataatctaAGTTCATTAAGaagaacatatatattattttcctaTTTTCCAGAAGCTCTTACAggattaaaaaaaattataggAGAATATATCAAAATGGAGGGAAACGAATTAAAAGACAAATATGTGCAACTATCCAGAAAATTGCACATGTCAAAAAGTGTAAATAATATGCAAAATGTTGATGATAATACTATGGAggataatgataattatatagaCATAAGCAACGacgataataataataacgacaacaacaataataataatatcatgAATACACAACAGaatgatgatattatattatgtgaTTATATTGAACAACTAATTAAATTACATAACcattatgataatattttcaaactatccttttttaatatatccaataaaaatatagatcCAAATTTCAACGAATGCTTAAAAGATTATTTTGAAAGTTTTGTAGAACATGAAGATGAATATTTTAGTACTGTTAAATTGTTAGTAATATATActgataatatattaaaacgAGATCTTAATAATGAAAACAACGTTGatgaaaaacaaaaagtacatatgaataaagaagaaaaaaatgatgaacaaacaaaattcttgatgaaaaaaatgtcAGAAATTGTagaaatttttaattatactAGTAATAAAGAAACATTCTTTGAATATTATAGAGTATATTTGGCTAATAgattaattaataatatatatatttcattaaatattgaaaagaaatttattgaacaattatattatttatgtggTTCACAATATACATCCAAATTAGGAGGTATGATACAAGAtctaataaataatacaaatatgaataataaattttatgaTCATATGAAAAATGTATTCAATAACAATCAAattgtaaataataataataataataataatagtaataataataatagtaataataataatagtaataatactaaatataatcatcatttttctaattatcataatgttaaagattttttttccgtcaaaatattaaataaaggTTACTGGCCTACATTAGAAAAAATACACATACAATTAAACGAAccatttaataaatatattcaagtatttgaagaatattataaatcagaaaataaaaataggAAACTAGAATGGATATATGAATTAAGTGAAGTTATTCTACATTatgaatttaataatattctttataatttttattgtaaTGTTGTTAATGcacaaatattattattattcaataaatataaatatattaattatgatattgttaaaaatgaattacAAATAGATCTTAAATCATTTACTGATCATATGTATACATCcttttatcattttaaaTTGATTACTTCAAATGATGAAATTCCAGATTGGAGTAATTctaatttttatataaacaataattTCTCCTACCCAAACAAAAATATCTACATAAAGAAAACTACTGCACTGTTATCAAAAGAACACGAAAAGACAAAAGAAGACCGAACTATGGCAATTGAAGCTGCTATTGTTAGGGTAATGAAAATGCACAAGAAACTTTTCTATGACCAAATATTTGATTATGTCAAAAAATCGTTATCTAGCTTTTCTCCGACAAACcaa gttattgaaaaaaaaatcgATCTGCTGGTTGAGAGGGAATATATTCAAAAGGAAGAGAATAGCCAAATTTATGTCTACATACcatga